Proteins encoded by one window of Desulfovibrio ferrophilus:
- a CDS encoding thioredoxin domain-containing protein — translation MTKKQPPNSLIHEKSPYLQQHAHNPVDWKPWGPEAFEIARREDKPVLLSIGYSTCHWCHVMERESFEDDEVATALNETFVCIKADREERPDVDAVYMTACQMITGRGGWPLTALLTPDGLPFLAGTYLPPRNRFGTTGLLELTRAIGEHWAGDRAKLLENSDQMRQHLADYYADSAKGGSPLDGNVSALAEQGLSKRYDVRLGGFSEAPKFPTPFNLTFLLGRYAASGDERLLEMVRHTLTRMRLGGLFDHVGFGFHRYSTDERWLVPHFEKMLYDQAGIATACLELHRVSGNAFLAQTAHEIFEYVLRDLAHPEGGFFAAEDADSEGEEGLFYLWKAQELIDILGVDEAGPLSTLFRVETHGNFRDESTKQPTGLNILHLRNPLEGTDGERWEQNRKKLFEVREQRIRPHRDEKILADWNGQMIATLALGASILNEQTYAEAAARAADFVLQKMCDASGNLLHRWVDGEAAAPGTAEDHAFMIQGLLQLHRTTGDSARLEQAVALQTAMDSTFLDQKGGGYFLSQPDALLPVRPKELHDGPAPSANSQALHNLLDLAELTGNKAWRQQAQTLSNAFADNVRNQPGAYTHFLAGMDRLLAIES, via the coding sequence GTGACCAAAAAGCAGCCCCCGAATAGCCTGATTCATGAGAAGAGTCCCTACCTGCAACAGCATGCCCACAACCCTGTGGACTGGAAGCCTTGGGGCCCCGAGGCTTTTGAAATCGCACGGCGCGAAGACAAGCCCGTGCTGCTCTCCATCGGCTACTCCACCTGCCACTGGTGTCACGTCATGGAACGTGAATCCTTCGAGGATGACGAGGTCGCCACGGCCTTGAACGAAACTTTTGTCTGCATCAAGGCCGACCGCGAGGAACGACCCGATGTGGATGCCGTCTACATGACCGCCTGCCAAATGATTACAGGACGCGGGGGCTGGCCCCTGACCGCCCTGCTGACGCCGGACGGCCTGCCTTTTCTGGCAGGGACATACCTACCGCCCCGCAACCGTTTCGGAACAACGGGCCTGCTGGAACTGACCCGCGCCATAGGTGAACACTGGGCCGGAGACCGGGCCAAGCTCCTGGAAAACTCGGACCAGATGCGCCAGCACCTGGCAGACTACTATGCCGATAGCGCCAAGGGCGGAAGCCCCCTTGATGGCAACGTTTCGGCCCTGGCCGAACAGGGGCTTTCCAAACGCTATGATGTCCGCCTCGGTGGCTTCAGCGAAGCACCCAAATTCCCAACGCCTTTCAATCTGACCTTCCTGCTTGGTCGCTACGCCGCAAGCGGTGATGAGCGCCTGCTGGAAATGGTTCGCCACACCCTGACCCGAATGCGCCTTGGTGGACTTTTCGACCACGTGGGATTCGGCTTTCATCGCTACTCCACCGACGAACGCTGGCTGGTTCCTCATTTCGAAAAGATGCTCTATGACCAAGCCGGAATTGCCACGGCCTGCCTTGAACTCCACCGGGTTTCGGGCAATGCGTTCCTGGCGCAGACAGCGCACGAAATCTTTGAATATGTCCTGCGCGATCTGGCCCACCCAGAAGGGGGCTTCTTTGCCGCCGAAGACGCGGACAGCGAGGGCGAGGAAGGATTATTCTATCTCTGGAAGGCCCAGGAGCTTATCGATATCCTTGGCGTGGACGAAGCAGGTCCACTCTCCACGCTATTCCGGGTTGAGACCCATGGCAACTTCCGGGATGAATCAACGAAGCAGCCCACAGGCCTGAACATCCTGCATCTGCGCAACCCGCTGGAAGGGACTGACGGAGAGCGTTGGGAGCAGAATCGCAAGAAGCTGTTCGAGGTTCGTGAGCAACGCATCCGCCCCCATCGCGATGAAAAGATTCTGGCAGACTGGAACGGCCAGATGATTGCAACCCTGGCGCTGGGAGCCTCCATTCTCAATGAACAGACGTACGCCGAGGCCGCTGCCCGTGCCGCAGACTTCGTACTGCAAAAAATGTGTGATGCCTCCGGCAATCTGCTGCACCGATGGGTGGATGGCGAAGCCGCTGCACCCGGCACGGCCGAGGATCATGCCTTCATGATTCAAGGGCTGCTCCAACTGCATCGCACAACAGGAGACTCCGCCCGACTCGAACAGGCAGTGGCACTCCAGACCGCCATGGACTCAACATTCCTCGACCAAAAAGGCGGAGGCTATTTCCTGTCGCAACCCGATGCATTGCTGCCTGTTCGTCCCAAGGAACTGCACGACGGCCCTGCCCCTTCTGCCAATTCCCAGGCCCTGCACAATCTGCTTGATCTGGCCGAACTGACTGGAAACAAGGCCTGGCGACAACAGGCACAGACCCTGTCCAATGCCTTTGCTGACAACGTCCGCAACCAACCCGGAGCCTATACGCATTTCCTGGCGGGTATGGACAGATTGCTTGCCATCGAGAGCTAA
- a CDS encoding helix-turn-helix domain-containing protein, with product MPEDSIHITPVPDQKVTAVLGNHLRGHFPRHAHHSLVLGMVDSGVRRIEMGRSAFLVHPGELFVIPPQQGHRCTSENHQPHTYRVLCLPPDTVPVLKHLPTPLVESPEASELFQCYFKLIPPEPHSLPEREQIISELLLAVVTHCQPTPFPPEQQRPLHPGILAAMTAIAKTPSAEHSLDDLAQIACLSKFHLQRLFVTQTGMSPADYRLQCRISRALHLIVSGTPLTEAGLACGFADQSHFTRAFRHAVGVPPGRFLHHNPPEPSSKG from the coding sequence ATGCCCGAGGACAGCATCCATATTACTCCTGTCCCGGACCAGAAGGTTACTGCCGTCCTGGGCAACCACCTGCGTGGTCATTTTCCCCGCCATGCTCATCATTCATTGGTGCTGGGCATGGTGGATTCAGGTGTGCGGCGCATTGAAATGGGAAGGAGCGCCTTCCTCGTCCATCCCGGTGAGCTCTTTGTCATCCCCCCACAACAAGGGCATCGCTGCACAAGTGAAAATCATCAGCCCCATACCTACAGGGTGTTGTGCCTACCTCCAGACACAGTACCTGTGCTGAAACATCTACCCACACCGCTGGTTGAAAGCCCTGAAGCCAGCGAGTTGTTCCAGTGCTACTTCAAGCTTATCCCCCCGGAGCCGCACTCATTGCCTGAACGGGAACAGATCATTTCCGAATTGCTGCTCGCGGTGGTTACCCATTGCCAACCAACTCCATTCCCACCAGAACAGCAGCGCCCACTGCACCCGGGAATTCTGGCAGCCATGACAGCCATCGCCAAAACGCCATCAGCAGAACATTCTCTGGATGATCTGGCGCAGATCGCCTGTCTGAGCAAATTCCACCTCCAGCGATTGTTCGTCACCCAGACGGGCATGTCCCCTGCCGACTACAGACTTCAATGCCGCATCAGCCGCGCTCTGCACCTAATCGTCTCGGGAACTCCCTTGACAGAGGCTGGCTTGGCCTGTGGGTTTGCCGACCAAAGCCACTTCACCCGGGCCTTTCGTCACGCCGTAGGAGTCCCTCCCGGTCGTTTCCTGCACCATAATCCGCCCGAACCATCTTCCAAGGGATGA
- a CDS encoding cupin domain-containing protein, translated as MNNIPFQNACVAATDATRPICELEWNAHPAFEGVHIKDLITGADTGGRLSCHLVRVAPGCCLKEHDHPTQTELHQVAAGQGTCMIQEKKVAYHPGEMAIIPQGERHSVMAGEHGLTLVATFSPPLK; from the coding sequence ATGAACAACATTCCCTTTCAAAACGCATGCGTAGCTGCAACAGACGCGACCCGCCCCATCTGTGAGCTGGAGTGGAACGCCCACCCTGCTTTCGAGGGCGTCCATATCAAGGACCTGATCACCGGAGCTGACACCGGTGGTCGGCTGTCGTGCCACCTGGTGCGCGTGGCCCCTGGCTGCTGCCTGAAAGAACACGATCATCCCACCCAAACGGAATTGCACCAGGTCGCAGCCGGCCAAGGGACATGCATGATTCAGGAAAAGAAGGTTGCCTATCACCCGGGGGAAATGGCAATCATTCCGCAAGGCGAACGTCACAGTGTCATGGCCGGAGAACACGGTCTGACTCTGGTGGCGACATTCAGCCCCCCGCTGAAATAA
- a CDS encoding response regulator — MQVLLVEDEIVTRESARITLESLGYGVTAVGDGDEALKAFAQQDFDVVVMDIKMPVMDGLEATRRIRSSQGGQSAVPIIALTGFSPRELPNIQDAGINAFIEKPFEFNNLIKTIRSFAA, encoded by the coding sequence ATGCAAGTCCTGTTGGTCGAGGACGAAATTGTCACCAGAGAAAGCGCACGAATCACCCTGGAAAGCTTGGGGTATGGAGTCACCGCTGTGGGAGACGGAGACGAAGCCTTGAAAGCCTTTGCGCAACAGGACTTCGATGTTGTGGTCATGGATATCAAGATGCCCGTAATGGATGGTTTGGAGGCCACGCGCCGTATCAGGTCTAGTCAGGGCGGACAGTCCGCTGTGCCCATCATTGCACTCACTGGCTTCAGCCCGCGGGAACTCCCAAATATTCAGGATGCGGGCATCAATGCCTTCATTGAAAAGCCCTTCGAGTTTAACAATCTGATTAAGACCATCCGCTCCTTCGCCGCTTAA
- a CDS encoding ferredoxin, whose product MAIIINDDCMGCESCVELCPDVFAMNDDGDKAVVIAPDSDADCVEEAIDSCPAEAIERD is encoded by the coding sequence ATGGCCATTATCATCAATGACGATTGCATGGGTTGCGAATCGTGCGTGGAATTGTGCCCGGATGTTTTCGCGATGAATGATGACGGGGATAAGGCTGTTGTGATTGCGCCTGACAGTGATGCGGATTGTGTTGAAGAAGCAATCGACTCCTGCCCAGCCGAAGCGATCGAAAGAGATTAG
- a CDS encoding ATP-binding protein, with the protein MNIARAISTEYAPADRCPAEEILSCRLQLNNAEATAILDAMPSQVMLINRHRQIVFANKALKATLGLEAAASLMGMRPGEAMSCAFVKFAKGGCGTSKFCSECGAVQAMIEAIDGVPATEEFHLLQEKSTGISGQDLRVTAEPLTLSGQNLVLFTVDDISDRNRRRYLERIFFHDIINTAGGAMGMAEVLFEESGPTEREDLQILMQALIHLVEEIESQRTLLAAENEDLVVHAGSVDCHQMIDRLTRKLGRYREANQKHLVVAEGLPPHTIEADAALLGRVIGNMIKNALEACTADMTITVGYEVEAEQVTFWVHNPTYIPPQAQKQIFRPSFSTKGTDRGLGTFSMRLLTQNYLKGRISFSTSKDSGTTFYAQIPNANSTA; encoded by the coding sequence ATGAATATTGCACGCGCCATTTCCACCGAATACGCCCCCGCGGATCGTTGTCCAGCAGAGGAAATCCTCAGTTGTCGACTGCAGTTGAACAACGCGGAGGCCACGGCTATTCTCGACGCAATGCCCTCGCAGGTGATGCTCATCAATCGTCACCGCCAGATCGTCTTTGCCAACAAGGCACTCAAGGCAACCTTGGGCCTTGAAGCCGCAGCGTCCCTGATGGGAATGCGTCCTGGCGAAGCCATGAGCTGTGCCTTCGTCAAGTTCGCCAAGGGCGGTTGCGGCACCTCAAAATTCTGTAGCGAATGCGGTGCTGTCCAGGCCATGATCGAGGCCATTGACGGTGTTCCCGCCACAGAGGAATTTCACCTGCTTCAGGAAAAGAGCACTGGAATCAGCGGGCAGGATCTTCGTGTCACGGCAGAGCCATTGACCCTATCTGGGCAGAATCTGGTCCTGTTTACCGTCGATGACATCTCGGACCGCAACCGACGGCGCTACCTTGAGCGAATCTTCTTCCATGACATCATCAACACCGCTGGCGGAGCCATGGGCATGGCCGAAGTGTTGTTTGAGGAATCGGGCCCCACTGAACGCGAGGATTTGCAAATCCTGATGCAGGCATTGATTCACCTTGTGGAGGAAATCGAAAGCCAGCGCACCCTGCTCGCCGCCGAAAACGAAGACCTTGTCGTGCACGCCGGGTCGGTTGACTGCCACCAGATGATCGACCGCCTGACCCGTAAGCTGGGCCGTTACCGGGAAGCCAATCAGAAGCATCTTGTCGTGGCAGAAGGACTTCCGCCTCACACCATCGAGGCCGATGCAGCGCTTCTGGGCCGAGTCATAGGCAACATGATCAAAAACGCTCTGGAAGCCTGCACTGCAGACATGACCATCACCGTGGGCTATGAGGTCGAAGCCGAACAGGTCACCTTCTGGGTCCACAACCCCACCTACATCCCGCCCCAGGCACAAAAACAAATCTTTCGCCCTTCGTTCTCCACCAAGGGAACGGACAGGGGACTTGGAACCTTCAGCATGCGCCTGCTGACTCAGAACTACCTCAAGGGCAGGATTTCCTTCAGCACCAGTAAGGATTCGGGCACAACCTTCTATGCTCAAATCCCCAACGCCAACTCCACGGCCTGA
- a CDS encoding cyclic nucleotide-binding domain-containing protein — translation MTGSEDLTKYVINVPERADYASLRTIPFFDVFKNDGDLTTVARGGSWLGCPKGTVLMRDGELGHDFFVLIKGCVEVRKGTTALGEVCQGELLGEMGAMLHEKRSADAVTREDCILFRLHVTALNNLPLQVVFPLMVHIYRITAKRLKLADKKLSMM, via the coding sequence ATGACTGGCAGTGAAGATCTCACGAAATATGTGATTAACGTTCCAGAGAGGGCTGATTATGCCAGCTTGAGAACGATTCCGTTTTTCGATGTATTCAAAAATGACGGTGACCTGACGACTGTGGCCAGAGGAGGCTCCTGGCTGGGCTGCCCCAAGGGGACAGTACTGATGCGTGACGGCGAGCTTGGTCATGACTTCTTTGTTCTGATCAAGGGGTGTGTCGAGGTCCGCAAGGGAACCACGGCTTTGGGCGAGGTCTGTCAGGGTGAACTGTTGGGCGAGATGGGTGCCATGCTCCATGAAAAGCGGTCTGCCGACGCCGTAACCAGGGAGGACTGTATCCTGTTCAGATTACACGTCACCGCGTTGAACAACCTGCCTCTGCAGGTCGTTTTTCCCTTGATGGTGCATATCTATCGCATCACTGCCAAGCGATTGAAGTTGGCCGACAAGAAATTGTCGATGATGTAG